Part of the Nostoc sp. ATCC 53789 genome, TTCACTACCAGTGGAAGCGCTCATAAAAAAACCCGGAAATAATACTGATGTACTTGTAAAAAGTGGTATAGCAGTTTTTGATGATTATTGAGATTTATTTTTCTCAAGACCAAATGTCTGACTTGAAAATGTGCAAAACTTCTGCAACAGAGTTTGCAGTCATCCAATCCACCAAAATTTATTAAGGAGCGCCAGATTTTCAAGCTATGCCGCAAGACATTTTAGCGTCTCCTCTAGAACAGAAGCACGCTGATTTTAGTCATTTTGGGGCCTACTTGTACTGAAAAAATTAAAAATCTATTTATTAAGCAAGTAAATCTATTTGCTTTGATTACAATAAAGACTTTATTTTTATATCTCACTTACTTATCAAGGAGCAGCATTTAATATGTCAAATCTCAACCCCAGTCACCCTACCAAACAACTTCTAGCTGGTTACTGTGGCATTATCCTTGGAGGATTTGGGGTTCATAAATTTATTCTAGGATACGCTCCAGAAGGCTTTATCATGTTGGTAGTTTCTGTAGTAGCGGGTTCTTTCACCTACGGTATTGCCTTGTTAATTATGCAACTCGTAGGTTTAATAGAAGGCATGATCTATTTGAATAAGTCCCCTGAAGAATTTGTAAATACCTACTTTGTGAATAAGCAGGGCTGGTTCTAAAAACTTAGATTTCCCATTTGGGTTGCTCTGTAAAGTTATATATCTTGAGTGTATCTTTAGAATAAGTTAGTGCTGACGCAAAACTACAACTTTTAGGGGCAATACCCTGTGGGAAAAGTTTTGCATCTACATGAAAACAAGGGTTTCGGCTAGTATTTGCGTAAGTTCTATAAGTTTGTTAATACTGGATTTCCGAATTTGTTTCCAGTAACACTTAGTGCTTATTTGTCTCCTGAACTAGATTAAATCTGACAATTTATTACTAATGAGAGATATGTAGATGCTAAGTAAGAATAATTACATTAACATTGGGGATGTCATTTATAGCTGAGGAGTATTCTCATAGTGTCTAATGTCAACCCCAGTGATGCTAGCAGCAAAAAAATTGCTGCTGGTATTTGCGCTATCTTGTTAGGAGCTTTAGGTATTCACAAATTTATTCTTGGTTACACTACTCAAGGTCTAATCATGCTGCTCGTTACGATACTCACATTTGGTTTGGGTGGAGCAGTGATGGGGATTGTCGGTTTGGTTGAAGGTATCATTTACTTAACCAAGACTGATGAAGAATTCCTCAATACTTACATTGTCGAAAAGAAAGGCTGGTTTTAACTCCCTCCATCTAAAATTGTTTTTGCCGTTTGAATTATCTCCTTATCCTTTGTCATACGAAGGGAAATTAGTTCGGTGGGGTTTACTAGGATTCTCCTGTACACCCCTACTTGCTACTTATTTTTATCACCAAGGTTATAGAGTAGGATTCTTAGTTTGTCCTATCCAGCATTTAACTGGAATTCCATGTCCCACTTGTGGGATGACTCGCTCCTTTATGGCTATTTCCCAAGGCAATTTGGTTGCAGCACTGGCAGAAAATTTATCAACTCTCCCTTGGGTAAACTTCTTTCTTGAGTAACTATTCATGAAAGCTATTGTGTATTCTGTGCAGATTTCTAGGTATAACTAGAGCTTTTTGTTAAAAAATTATGAATCCTACTGCTATGCTAACCATCAAACGTAAACAGCTGATCTGGATACTCTTCTTGTTGTTGGGCTTTGGCTATTTCAGCGCCATGTCTAATTTGGAAATTCACAATTTTTGGAAAAGCCTGATTGTCCTGATGCCAATGCAGGTTACAGCTATCATTTATGTGACTTATCTACGCTGGAGTCGTCAGTGACCCTTAGCGAAGTACGATAAATTAAGAAATTTAATAGGGTTGACATACAGTCGTAGTTCCATATTTAGCCTACGCTCAAATTAGAGACGCTTTTAGTCAGGCGTTGAATTTCTGTAGCGAATCTAAACACTTGCCATGCAACTTGTCCCAAAAACTAAGCTAGCCCCAGAACTTGACCCAATTTTAGAGAAAATTATTCTCGATGTTGGAGGTATGAAGTGTGCTGGGTGTGTGAACGCGGTAGAACGACAGCTAACCCAACATCCAGGAGTCAAGAGTGCCTGTGTGAACCTGGCCACAGAGGTAGCAGTTGTAGAGTCAGAAACTGGTGCGGTAGATGCAGATGCACTAGCAGAGAGATTAACAGCCGTTGGATTTCCAACTCAACCCCGAAAAGCTAGGGGCACAGTAGCAGGCGAAATATCTACCTTACCAGATCCAGCAGAACGACAACGCCGAGAAATGCGGTCTTCTGTTAGGCAGTTGGCGATCGCTGCAATGTTGCTGTTATTGTCGGGAAGTGGACATTTTGGTAATCTTGGTAGCTCAGTGCTGCCACTGTTAAATAACATTTGGTTTCACTGTGGATTGGCTACAGTGGCGTTATTAATTCCCGGTCGCCCGATTTTAGTAGATGGCTGGCTAGGCTGGCGGCGAAATGCGCCTAACATGAACACTCTGATCGGATTGGGAACGCTGACAGCCTACATTGCGAGTTTAGTAGCGCTGCTCTTTCCCCAAATGGGTTGGGAGTGCTTCTTTGACGAACCAGTCATGATGCTGGGCTTTATTCTTTTGGGAAGAACATTAGAGCAACAAGCTAGAGGTCGCGCTGCTGCTGCATTTAGGAAATTACTAGCACTCCAGCCACAGGTAGCGCGATTGATTGCCAACCCAGAAAAAGGAGGAGTGGGATCTTCTAGTGTAGAGATTCCTGCCGAACAGGTGCGGGTTGGTGAATGGTTACAAGTGCTGCCAGGTGATAAAATTCCTGTCGATGGTGAAGTGGTGCTTGGTCAAACAACAGTCGATGAATCCATGTTGACTGGGGAAGCAGTGCCAGTAATTAAGCAACCTGGAGATTCGGTGACAGGGGGGACACTAAACCAGTCAGGAGCGATCGCTATTCAGACAACCCGGATTGGAAGTGATACAACTCTAGCTCAAATTGTTGCTTTAGTAGAAGCTGCCCAAACTCGGAAAGCCCCAGTACAAAAATTAGCCGATACAGTAGCTGGTTACTTTACCTACGGGGTGCTAACAGCATCTTTATTAACATTTGTCTTTTGGTACTTTTTCGGCACTCATATTTGGACTGATATCACCATGTCTGGTGAGATGGAGATGATGAGCCACGCTACACATCAAGCTCCCCACTCCCCTTTATTAATTAGTTTAAAACTAGCGATCGCTGTTATGGTAGTCGCCTGTCCCTGTGCTTTAGGGCTTGCTACCCCAACAGCTATTCTTGTTGGGACTGCTATGGGCGCAGAACGAGGTTTGTTAATCAAAGGCGGCGATGTTTTAGAAAAAGTACACCAGTTAGACACCGTAGTATTTGATAAAACTGGCACTCTGACCACAGGTCATCCTATCGTTACAGATTGTCTGTTAATCGAGCAATTGGGAACTGGGGAAGAGGCAGAGAATAACAGCCCAATTCTCAATACCCAATCCTTAATCCAACTAGCAACAGCCGTAGAAAGTGGTACTCATCACCCCCTAGCAAAAGCGATTCAGCAAGAAGCACAGAAACAACAGTTATCTATTCCAGAAGCTGTGGACTTTCACACGGAACCAGGATTAGGAGTGTCTGCTGTGGTGGAGGAAACAGTTGTACTTTTGGGTAACTGGGACTGGTTAAGCTGGCATGGTATTGCCATTAGTGAAACTGCACAACAGGTAGCACAGGATTTGGCAACAGATGGTAAAACAGTCGTTTGCGTAGCCGTTGGGGGAACTCTAGCCGGACTAATTGCTGTTTCTGATACCCTCAGACCAGATGCCCAATCCACTGTAGACAAGTTGCGTCAGATGGGATTACGGGTAATGTTGCTCAGTGGCGATCGCCCAGAAGCGGCTAGTGCCATAGCCAAACAATTAGGATTAGATAGTGCTGATGTCATAGCAGGTGTTCCCCCAGCGAAAAAAGCAGCTGCAATCAAGTCTTTACAACAAGCAGGGACGACAAAAGGAACTCCTAACTCCTCACCCCCTACTACCCACTCGGTAGTGGCAATGGTCGGAGATGGAATCAATGATGCTCCAGCTTTATCCCAAGCAGATGTAGGAATTGCTTTGCACTCCGGGACAGATGTGGCGATGGAAACGGCTGAAATTGTCCTAATGCGCGATCGCTTAAACGATGTAGTCGAATCTATTCAGCTTAGTCGCGCCACCTTCAACAAAATCCGCCAAAATTTATTCTGGGCTTTTGCATATAATACAGTTGGTATTCCTTTAGCAGCAGGTGTTTTGTTCCCTAGTCTGGGTTTTGTCCTTAACCCATCTGGTGCTGCTGCATTAATGGCTTTTAGCTCTGTTAGCGTCGTCACAAACTCAATATTATTAAGGCGATTAGCTCGTCACTCGTAGAATACTTTGTTGAACCTAAAATTTCCCATCTCAACTTAACAATTTTTAATTCGTAATTACTAATGAC contains:
- a CDS encoding NINE protein, giving the protein MSNLNPSHPTKQLLAGYCGIILGGFGVHKFILGYAPEGFIMLVVSVVAGSFTYGIALLIMQLVGLIEGMIYLNKSPEEFVNTYFVNKQGWF
- a CDS encoding TM2 domain-containing protein, producing MSNVNPSDASSKKIAAGICAILLGALGIHKFILGYTTQGLIMLLVTILTFGLGGAVMGIVGLVEGIIYLTKTDEEFLNTYIVEKKGWF
- a CDS encoding DUF2752 domain-containing protein, giving the protein MPFELSPYPLSYEGKLVRWGLLGFSCTPLLATYFYHQGYRVGFLVCPIQHLTGIPCPTCGMTRSFMAISQGNLVAALAENLSTLPWVNFFLE
- a CDS encoding heavy metal translocating P-type ATPase, coding for MQLVPKTKLAPELDPILEKIILDVGGMKCAGCVNAVERQLTQHPGVKSACVNLATEVAVVESETGAVDADALAERLTAVGFPTQPRKARGTVAGEISTLPDPAERQRREMRSSVRQLAIAAMLLLLSGSGHFGNLGSSVLPLLNNIWFHCGLATVALLIPGRPILVDGWLGWRRNAPNMNTLIGLGTLTAYIASLVALLFPQMGWECFFDEPVMMLGFILLGRTLEQQARGRAAAAFRKLLALQPQVARLIANPEKGGVGSSSVEIPAEQVRVGEWLQVLPGDKIPVDGEVVLGQTTVDESMLTGEAVPVIKQPGDSVTGGTLNQSGAIAIQTTRIGSDTTLAQIVALVEAAQTRKAPVQKLADTVAGYFTYGVLTASLLTFVFWYFFGTHIWTDITMSGEMEMMSHATHQAPHSPLLISLKLAIAVMVVACPCALGLATPTAILVGTAMGAERGLLIKGGDVLEKVHQLDTVVFDKTGTLTTGHPIVTDCLLIEQLGTGEEAENNSPILNTQSLIQLATAVESGTHHPLAKAIQQEAQKQQLSIPEAVDFHTEPGLGVSAVVEETVVLLGNWDWLSWHGIAISETAQQVAQDLATDGKTVVCVAVGGTLAGLIAVSDTLRPDAQSTVDKLRQMGLRVMLLSGDRPEAASAIAKQLGLDSADVIAGVPPAKKAAAIKSLQQAGTTKGTPNSSPPTTHSVVAMVGDGINDAPALSQADVGIALHSGTDVAMETAEIVLMRDRLNDVVESIQLSRATFNKIRQNLFWAFAYNTVGIPLAAGVLFPSLGFVLNPSGAAALMAFSSVSVVTNSILLRRLARHS